The following coding sequences are from one Lasioglossum baleicum chromosome 18, iyLasBale1, whole genome shotgun sequence window:
- the LOC143217834 gene encoding SCAN domain-containing protein 3-like, which yields MSTKQTSLESFLGKKKRPSEETEEEPSTAKKHVTLNRQYLESYLKYGFIGTGDSHTSKPLCIFCGDQLSNDAMKPSKLLRHLNAKHPGLKDKPLEYFERKKREHEGQKKFMRATTSIKDNALRASYLVANRIAKAKKPFTVGEELILPSTIDICRELLGEAAVEKIAHVPLSASTVTRRIEEIAEDIESQLLQRINTSPWYALQVDESTDIDNKAILLVYVRYLHQEDVHEDLLCALSLPTNTTGAELFKSLDGYISGQLKWSFCVGLCTDGAAAMTGRLSGLTARIKEVAPESESTHCLIHREMLASRKMSPEFNSVLIDVVKVINHIKAHALNSRLFEQLCEEMDAEYRCLLLHTEIRWLSRGKSLIRVFELREPLQRFLSEKKSPLVAHFSDKVWVAKLAYLCDIFSLLNELNLCLQGKMTTVFKLAHKVAAFKAKLELWGRRVNRGILDMFQTLSGILGETEPEHSFFQLVHDHLSLLLKEFERYFPTTKDPRTGKEWIRNPFVNKSGESSMSVQEEDQLLEIANDGGLKSTFETTTLPVFWIKVMTEYPEIATTALKSLLPFPTTYLCEAGFSAVTATKTKQRNKLDIRNTLRVSLSPITPKWNRLVAKKQAQGSH from the coding sequence ATGAGTACGAAACAGACGTCGTTAGAAAGTTTCCTTGGGAAAAAGAAAAGGCCCAGTGAAGAAACAGAAGAAGAGCCTTCAACAGCAAAGAAACATGTAACTTTGAACAGACAATACCTTGAGTCCTACTTGAAATATGGATTTATCGGGACAGGTGATTCCCACACATCAAAACCGCTCTGCATATTTTGCGGCGACCAGCTCTCTAATGATGCAATGAAACCTTCAAAATTGCTTCGCCACTTGAACGCCAAGCACCCTGGATTAAAAGACAAGCCCCTGGagtattttgaaagaaaaaaacGGGAACACGAAGGACAGAAGAAATTTATGAGGGCCACCACATCAATAAAGGATAATGCACTGAGAGCATCATATTTGGTGGCTAACCGTATTGCTAAGGCTAAAAAGCCATTCACTGTCGGTGAAGAATTGATCTTGCCCTCCACTATAGACATTTGCCGTGAACTTCTAGGAGAGGCTGCTGTGGAAAAGATAGCACATGTGCCCTTGTCGGCTAGCACTGTGACTAGGCGCATTGAGGAAATAGCCGAAGACATTGAGTCACAATTGTTGCAGAGGATTAATACATCACCGTGGTACGCACTCCAGGTTGACGAATCTACAGATATCGACAACAAGGCAATACTACTTGTTTATGTGCGATATCTACATCAGGAGGATGTGCATGAGGATTTGTTATGTGCACTATCTTTGCCAACCAACACCACAGGAGCAGAACTGTTCAAGTCACTGGATGGTTATATATCAGGACAACTAAAATGGTCCTTTTGTGTCGGCTTATGCACAGACGGAGCTGCTGCCATGACCGGACGACTGTCTGGTTTAACTGCTCGGATTAAGGAGGTTGCACCTGAGAGTGAATCTACGCATTGTCTCATTCACAGGGAAATGCTGGCAAGCCGAAAAATGTCACCGGAATTTAACAGCGTATTGATTGATGTCGTTAAAGTTATTAACCACATCAAAGCACACGCCCTTAACTCGCGCCTGTTTGAGCAGCTTTGTGAGGAGATGGACGCAGAGTACAGATGCCTTCTCTTACACACAGAAATAAGATGGTTATCCAGAGGAAAGTCGCTAATTAGAGTATTTGAATTGCGAGAGCCATTGCAAAGATTTCTCTCAGAAAAGAAGTCACCGCTGGTAGCACATTTCAGCGACAAGGTATGGGTCGCAAAACTAGCTTACCTGTGTGACATATTCAGCCTGCTCAATGAACTCAATCTGTGCCTTCAGGGGAAAATGACAACTGTTTTCAAGTTGGCACACAAAGTAGCTGCATTTAAAGCCAAACTGGAGTTGTGGGGACGGCGCGTGAACAGAGGAATTTTGGACATGTTTCAAACATTATCGGGGATTTTAGGCGAGACTGAGCCTGAACATTCATTCTTCCAGTTGGTACACGATCACCTGTCTTTGCTTTTAAAAGAGTTCGAGCGCTATTTCCCAACCACAAAAGACCCACGAACTGGTAAAGAATGGATCCGCAACCCATTTGTCAACAAATCAGGCGAATCTAGCATGTCTGTGCAAGAAGAAGATCAACTGCTGGAGATTGCAAATGACGGCGGCCTTAAATCTACGTTCGAGACAACAACTCTGCCGGTGTTCTGGATTAAAGTTATGACGGAATACCCTGAGATTGCCACCACAGCACTTAAATCCCTATTGCCATTTCCGACAACCTACCTGTGTGAAGCGGGGTTTTCAGCAGTGACAGCAACAAAAACAAAACAACGGAATAAACTGGACATACGCAACACACTTCGGGTATCATTGTCTCCTATTACCCCCAAATGGAACCGTCTCGTTGCAAAGAAACAAGCTCAGGGTTCTCATTGA